The Corallococcus caeni region GCGGGCGGCCGTCTCCAGGTCGCGCGCGGCGCCGGGCCAGCCCTGCACGCGGCCCACCTCGCCGCGGGCCTGGAGCGTCAGCGCGCGCTCCTGGCGCATCCCCAGCGCTTCGGCCACGCGCAGGGCTTCGTCCAGGTGCTTGCGCGACCGCGCGGGACGGCCGCGCAGCGCGCACATCAGGCCGCGCTCGCGCAGCGCATGCGGCAGGTTGTTGCGGTAGGTGCGCGCGATGTCGTGGGCGCGCTTCGCCACGCTGTCGGCCTCCTTCATGAGCCGGTCGCGCTGCCGGGGGTTCAAGGGGCTCGCCTGCTGCGCCAGGCGCCTGCGCGCGGTGGCGAGCCACGGGGTGATGGGGGCCACGTACTCCTGGCGCAGGTGCGCGTCCTCCACCACGCGCTCGGCGCGCTCCAGCACCTCCGCGGCGCGCGCGGGTTCGTTCTCCCGCAAGAGGCGCAGCCCTTCTGCCTGGAGCACGCCCGCGAAGGACTGCGGGTCGGTGGCGGTGGGCGCCGCCAGCTCCGTCTCCAGCAGCGCCGCGGGGATGCGGCCGCCGGTGGACTTGGCCCACGCCTCCAGGCCCAGGCGCAGCGAGTACCGGTCCCCCAGCGCCAGCGCCGCCGCGTGCAGCTTCTGGCTCACCGCCGCGGCCTCCCTCAGGCGGCCCAGGCGGTAGAGCGACATGGCGATCTGGAAGGTGGCGTTGTTCACCTCCCACGGGTCGCCGGTGCGCTCCAAGAGGCGCACCGCCTCGCGGCACTTCTCGATGCAGTCCTTGAAGCGCGACGAGGCGTAGAGCGCCAGGCCGTAGAAGTGCAGCGACTGTCCCTGGCCCCACACGTCGCCCAGCTGCTGGCGCAGGGCCAGCGACTTCTCCGCGTAGGCATACGCGCGCTGGAACCAGGGCAGGGTGGTGAGCGCGGGCGAGTGCGCGGAGTAGGCCTGCGCCAGCTCCGGCGTGGGCGGGTAGCGCTCCGCCAGGTTCATGTCGCGCAGGTGCGCCCACAGCACCGCGGCGCGGCCCCGCTGGTACCAGTAGCCGTACGCGAGCCGGCTGTAGAGGTTGACCGCGAGCAGGTCCTCCTCCCCCTGGGCCAGGGACTTGCGGGCCAGCCACAGGCGCGGCGCCACGGTGTGCGCGGCCTGCGTGAGGATTTCCCACGCGGCGCTCGCGCCGGTGGCCAGCGTGCCGGGCGGCACGTAGCGGCCCAAAAGCTTCAGGCCCTGCTCCAGGTAGGCGTTGGCCTGCACCGTCTGGCCGCGCTTGAAGGCGAGCTCGCCCAGGTGCCCCAGCGTGCGGCCCTGCTCCAGCCGGTCGTGCGCCAGCGCCTGCGCGGCCTCCAGCTGCCGCTGCGCCTCGTCGTAGCGGCCGCGCATCATCAGCGCGGTGCCCAGCCCGGACGCGATGCGGTAGCGGGTGTGCGCGTCCGCCCCTTCCGCGCCGCGCTCGGCGATGCGGTAGTTCACCTCCGCGGTGTCCAGGGAGAAGCGCTGGCGCGCCTGCTCCGCGGCCACCAGCGCGTAGGGCAGGGCCTGCGCGCTCTCCCCCGCCGCGTCGAAGTGGTAGGCCAGCTCGAAGGGGTCGTTGGGCACGGCCTGCTGCGCGGCCCGCGCGGCCAGCCGGTGCAGCTCCCGGCGCTCCTCCGGGGAGAGCAGGTCCAGCAGCACCTCGCGCAGCTTGTCGTGCACGAAGGTGGAGCGCGTGCCCTCCGTCCACAGCATGTGCCGGCGGCGCGGCGGCTCCAGCGCGGTGGTGACGGCCTCCAGCGGCGTGCCGGACAGGGCCGCCACCGCCCTCGCGTCGAAGGACTTGCCCAGCACGGCGCCCACGCTGAGCACGTGCAGGGACTCCGGCGGCAACAGGCGCAGGCGCCGCACCAGGAAGGTGGCCGCCTGACGCGACGAGCGCGCGTGCGCCATCGCCTCCGGCTGCACCAGCCAGCCGTCCGGGCCGGGCATGAGGACGCCGTCCTCCACCAGCCCGTGCAGCACCGCGGAGGCCATGAACGGGTTGCCCTCCGCCAGCCGCGTCACCAGCTCCACGGCCTCCGGCGGCAGCACGCCGGCCATGGACTCCGCCAGCAGCGCCACCTCCGCCGCGCCGAAGGCGGACAGCTTCAGGTGCGCGCCCGGCGCCAGCCGCCGCAGCACGTGGCCCGCGTGGATGTCCTCGCTGCGGAAGGACACGATGAGCAACAGCCGCCCGTCCCCCGCGCGGCGGCCCTGCGACCACGCCTCCAGCGCGCGCAGCGTGAGCGTGTCCGCCCACTGGCAATCCTCCAGCACCACCACCGCGGGCGCGTCCGGCGTGCCCAGCGCGCCCAGGAGCGCGGTGAGGCTCCACACGCTGCGGCTCTCGCTCAGGGACTCCGGCCCCAGGCCCTGGGACTGGGGCGCCCGCGCGTCGGGGAAGAACACCTCCGAGAGCGTGGGCAGCACCGTGCACAGGCCGGCCTCCTGGCCCGCGAGCCGCTCGCGCAAGAGCGCGCCCAGCGCGGGCTCCTCGCGCACCTGGGCGGCGATGCCCTCCGCCACGCCCGCGAAGAGCTGGAAGGGGCGCTGCGCGGCCTGGTCCTGCGCCTGGCCATGCAGCACCCACGCGCGCTGGCCCACGGCGCGGGCGGAGAACTCCTCCAAGAGGCGGCTCTTGCCGCCGCCGGACTCGCCCTCCACCACCACGGCGCGCGAGCCGTCCTCGCACGCGTGCTCCAGCTCGCGCTCCAGCGTCATCAGCTCCTCGCGGCGGCCCACGAAGGACGGCTCGGTGAGGCTCTGGCGGTGGTCGTGCGCGCCGGTGACGAGCGCGGGCTCCGCCTCACCCCGCGACAGCGCGGCCTCCAGCGCGTTCAGGTCCGCGAGCGCGGCGTCCGCGGACTGGTAGCGGTCGCGCGGGTCGGTCTGGCTCAGGCGGGAGATGAGCTCCTCCATCGCCAGCGGCACCTCCACGCCCACGGGCCTCAGGCGCGGGTGCGCGGTGAGGTGCAGGCGCAAGACTTCGCCCACCGTCGCGCCCTCCAGCGCGGGGCGGCCGGACAGCGCCTCGAAGAGCACCAGGCCCACCGAGTACAGGTCCGACGGCGCCTCCACCGGCCGGTTGATGAGCCCCGCCTGCTCCGGCGACAGGTAGCGCGCGGTGCCCACGGGCAAATCCCGCAGGGACGGGTCCAGCCGCTCGCTGCGCGACAGGCCGAAGTCGGTGAGCCACGCGGTCGACAGCGGGTGGTCACGCACCAGGATGTTGGTGGGCTTCACGTCGCGGTGCAGGACGCCCTCGCGGTGCGCCTCCGCGAGCGCCCTCAGCAGGCGCTGGCCCAGGACGATGGCCTCCGGCAGGGACAGGGGGCCGCGCTGCAGGCGCGCCTCCAGCGTCTCGCCGTCCACCCAGGGCGTGACCAGGTAGAGCAGGTCGTCGAACGTGCCCAGGTCCCGCACGGGCACGAGCGCGGGGTCGTGCAGCCGCGCCAGCACCTGCGCCTCGTGCTCCAGCCGGTGGCGGGCCGTGGGGACGAAGGCGGACAGGGGGGTGACCTTCACGAGCACGCGCTCGTGCGTGAGGAGGTCCACCCCCTGCCAACTGGAGATGCCCCGGCCGGCCTTCACCCGCTGGCGCAACTCGTAGCGGTTGCCCAGCCGCTGGCCCGGGTGTGGCTCCCCAGGGGTGTCGCCGGCCTGTTGGAAGCCTTGCGCCATTCAGTACCCTCGCGAGCCCCTCCACCGCGTTGCCCCGGCGGCGCGGTCGGCCGGACGTCCCTCTTCCACAAGCTGGGTTGCCGCCCGGGTCCCTGCCAGGGGGGAGCAACCCACGCCCCGCGTGCGCTGCTCGGGATTTGAACAGTCGGCACGCTCCTGCTTCCCGCGCCCGTCCCCCGGTGCCCCCTGGCCGTTCGTGGGGCAGGCAGCCCGCCAGCACCCCGCTCCCCGCGCCCCTACTGGTTTCCGCCAGGCTCGTGGGTTTCCACCAGGAGACGTGGGGCGGGCCGCGTGGCGTCCGTCATCCGACAGCCACGCGAATGCGTGCGGCCAGCAGCGTTGCTGGAGGGAGGAAGGATGCCGCGCCGCGTTCAACGGGTGTGCTTGACTCCCCTGGTGGCCCGGCGGAAAAGCCCGTCGGGTCAGGCGGCCTCCCCCTTCCTTCCCCGCAGGCCGCCGAGGGAGCGCGGAATTGAAGCTCGCGACGCTCAGGGACGGAACCCGCGACGGGCGGCTCATCGTCGTCAAGCGGGACAACTCCGCCTACGCGCTGGCCACCAACGTGGCCCTCACGCTGCAAGCGGCCCTGGATGACTGGGACCAGAAGGAGCCGCTGCTGCGCGCGCTGGCGCAGCAGCTGGAAGCCGGCGCGGTGCAGAGCCGCCCGCTGGACGTGAAGGCGCTGCACGCGCCCCTGCCGCGCGCCTACGAATGGGTGGACGGCAGCGCGTACATCAACCACGTGGTGCTGGTGCGCAAGGCGCGCAACGCGGAGCCGCCCGCCACGTTGCGCACGGACCCGCTGGTGTACCAGGGCGGCTCCGGCGACTTCCTGGGGCCCACGCAGGACATCCCCCTGCGCGACGAGGCCTGGGGCCTGGACTTCGAGAGCGAGGTCTGCGTCGTGCTGGGCGACACGCCCATGGGCACGAAGGCCGAGGACGCGGACAAGCACATCAAGCTGGTGATGATCGCCAACGACGTGTCGCTGCGGAACCTCATCCCGGAGGAGCTGGCCAAGGGCTTCGGCTTCTTCCAGAGCAAGCCCGCCACCGCGTTCGGCCCCTTCGCGCTGACGCCGGACGAGCTGGGCGCCGCGTGGCAGGACGGCCGGGTGCACCTGCGCATGCGCAGCACGCTCAACGGCCAGCTCGTGGGCGACGCGGACGCGGGCCCGGAGATGCACTTCTCCTTCCGCGACCTCATCCAGCACCTGACGCGCACGCGCGCCTTCACCGCGGGCACCATCCTGGGCAGCGGCACGGTGTCCAACGCGGACCGCACGCGCGGCATCTCCTGCCTCGCCGAGCGCCGGATGATTGAAACCATCGACGAGGGGAAGGCGAAGACGCCCTTCATGAAGCCCGGCGACACCATCGAGATCGAGATGCTGGACGGGGAGGGGCACTGCCTCTTCGGCCGCATCTCCCAGACGGTGGTGAAGGCGCCATGAGGAACCTGCGGCTCTCCAGCTACTGGCGCAGTTCCGCGTCCTGGCGCGTGCGCATCGCGCTCAACTGGAAGGGGCTCCCCTTCGAGTACCTGGCGGTGCACCTGCTCCAGGACGGCGGCCAGCAGTTCACGGATGCCTACCGGGCCAAGAACCCCATGGCCCGCGTGCCCACGCTGGAGTGGACGGAAGCAGACGGGCAGGCGCGCAAGCTGTCCGAGTCCATGGCCATCCTGGAGTACCTGGAGGAGCGCGTGCCCTCGCCCGCCCTCCTGCCCGGCGACGCGTACCTCCGGGCGAAGGCGCGCATGCTGGCGGAGATGGTGAACGCCGGCATGCAGCCCCTGCAGAACACGTCGGTGACGCTGCGCATCAAGAACGAGCTGAAGGCGGACGAGAAGGCCTGGGCGGCGCACTGGAACGCGCACGGGCTGAGGGCGCTGGAGGCGGCGGTGCAGGAGACGGCCGGCCGTTACTGTGTGGGAGACGCAGTGTCGTTCGCGGACGTCCTGCTCGTTCCCCAGCTCTACGGGGCCCGCCGGTTCGGTGTAGACCTGAAGCCCCATCCCACGCTCTTGCGGATTGAAGCGGCGTGCAACGAACTTCCCGCCTTCCAGGCGGCGCAGCCGGACCGGCAGCCCGACGCGCAGCCGGCGTAATCACGAACCATCTTCTTCATCACGAGGAGTCAGCGACATGGCCAAGCAGGAATCGCTGGGCATCAAGGCCCTGGAGAGCATCCACTGGTACGTGCATGACCTGGAGCGCAGCCGCCAGTTCTACACGAAGGGGTTGGACTTCGCGGAGGTGGCGGTGTCCGGGCCGGAGCTGGAGGCGCACGGCAAGCAGAAGTCCGCGCTGTTCCAGGCGGGGGAGATTGCGCTGGTGGTGAGCCAGCCCGTGGGCGAGGGCGGCCGCGCGTGGCGCTACCTGCGCAAGCACCCGGACGGCGTGGGCACGCTGAACTTCGTAGTGGAGGACGTGGAGAAGGCGTTCAAGCTGCTGGACTCGCGCGGCGCCACGTTCATCACGGACATCCAGCGCTTCACGGACGACGCGGGCGGCAAGCTGGCGTTCTTCTCCATCACGACGCCGTTTGGTGACACCACGTTCCGCTTCCTGCAGCGGGACAACTACAAGTCCATCTACCCGGGCTTCCAGGTGCACGCGCAGCCCAAGGGTGGCCAGAACAAGTACGGCTTCGACAAGCTGGACCACGTCACGTCGAACTTCCAGACGATGAAGCCCATGCTCCTGTGGATGGAGCACGTGATGGGCTTCGAGAAGTTCTGGCACATCGAGTTCCACACCGACGACGTGGCGTCGCAGCAGAAGCGCGACCACGGCAGCGGCCTGAAGTCCGAGGTGATGTGGGATCCGAAGAGCGGCGTGAAGTTCGCGAACAACGAGCCCAAGTTCCCGTTCTTCAAGGCCAGCCAGATCAACATCTTCAACGAGGACCACCGCGGTGACGGCGTGCAGCACCTGGCCATCACGGTGAAGGACATCCTCACGTCCGTGAAGGACATGCGGCACAACGCGGGCATCCAGTTCATGCCCACGCCGGGCTCGTACTACGACGCGCTGCCGGACCGCATCCAGCGCATGGGCATCAAGAAGATCGACGAGGACATCAACGTCCTGCGCGACCTGGAGGTGCTCATCGACGGGGACAAGGAGCGCAGCTACATGCTCCAGATCTTCATGAAGGACGCGGCGAGCCTCTACAAGCAGGCGGACGCGGGCCCGTTCTTCTACGAAATCATCCAGCGCAAGGGCGACCAGGGCTTCGGCGGCGGCAACTTCCGCGCCCTGTTCGAGAGCATCGAGCGCGCGCAGAAGGCCGAAGGGCGCGTCTAGCCTTTCCCGCTGCGTTCGCGGAATGAAGACCCCACCCCTCGCTCCCTTCCGGGCAGCGAGCGGTGGGGTTTCTTCATCCGGGGCATGGCCCATGTTTTCCCCATGCGAAGGCTCATGCGGCTGTGGCTGCTGCGGCGGGGTGGAGCTGTAGCCGCGGTGGCTGTCCTCGGCCCGGCCGGGGGCTCCTCCACGGAAGCCCCGAGCCGCTTCAGCGACTGTGCGGCGTGGCGGAGGCGGCGCGGGGCGCGGGCTCACTGCCCCCCTGTGCCAGCGCTTCCCGGTTCTTGAACATGATGAAGGCGCCCATCACGACGAGGAAGGCGGAGAAGGCCCGCTTGAGGGCCGCCTGCGAGACGAAGTGGGAGGCCCAGGTGCCCAGCAGGATGCCCACCACGGCGATGGCCGTGAAGATGCCGAGGTAGAGCCAGGGCACCTCGACGTGGCCCAGGTAGCCGGCGAAGCCCACGAAGGAGTTGAGGGCGATGACGAGCAGGCTCGTCCCCACCGCCTGCTTCATCGGGAGGCCCACCAGGAGCACCAGCGCCGGGACGATGAGGAAACCGCCGCCCACCCCGACGAGCCCCGTGAGCCCGCCCACGCCGAGCGCGGCCAGGGCCATGACCGGGAAGGACGCCTTGCGGGGCTCGGGCACGGGCGCGGACTGCTTGCGCGCGGCGAGGGCGGCCTCCTTGCGGCCGTTGCGGAACATGAAGAAGGCGGCCACCAGCATCACCGTGGCGAAGAGCAGCAGCTGCAATGCGCCCGAGACAAAGGCCGACAGGCGCGCGCCCGCGTAGGTGCCCGCCATGGCCACGCCACCGAAGACCAGGGCCGCCCGGAGCTGGACGTTGCCCCGGCGCCAGTGGCTCGCCGCGCCGAAGAGGCTGGTGACGCCCACCACGGCCAGCCCCATGGCGATGGACTGCTTGGCCCCGAAGCCCAGGACGTACACGAGGATGGGGACGGTGATGATGGAGCCGCCGCCGCCGAGCAGGCCGAGCGACAGGCCAATCAGTGCCGCGAGTGAGAAGCCGAGGATGGGCATGGGGTCTGTTTCCGAGGCGGCGCGCGCCTCAACGTTGGGGCGCGTGCGGCTCGCGCACGGCGAGCATCCCGCCCGCTAGGTTGTAGAGGTGTTGGAAGCCGCCGCGGGCGAGCGCCTGGGCCGCCTTCGCGGAGCGGCCACCCGAGCGGCAGATGAGCAGCAGTGGCTGCTCCCGCGGCCACGACGCGGCCGCCGCCTCCAGCGTGCCCAGCGGGACGAGCTCCGCGCCGGGAAGGTGGCCCAGGGGGCCCGTGAACTCGTCCGGCTCGCGCACGTCGATGCGCCGCACGTCGGGGCCCAGCGTGTCGAGCTGCGAGGGGGTGAGGTCCTGATAGGGGTGGGGTGTCATGGCTCGCTCCGGGTGGCAGGGGCAGGGGGCCTTCAGGCCCCCTGCGGGGAAGGCGCCGTGTGTCCACAGGCGCGGTTGGCGGGGACGGCGAGGTCGATCTTCTTCGGCTTGGGCAGGTGGAGGTTCTCCATGATGGCGATGAACTCCTCCCGGCTCTTGCCGGCGACGCGCGGGTTGTGCCGCTTCTCCTCGCCGATGCTCGTCACCAGGTGGCCGTGGTAGTCGTGCGCGGGGTAGACGAGCGTTTCATCCGGCAGGCGGAAGAGGACGCGGGTGAGGCTGTCGTAGAGCTGGCTCGCGTTCCCGTTCTGGAAGTCGGTGCGGCCGTTGCCGCGCACGAGCAGCGCGTCCCCGGTGAAGACGCGGTCGCCCAGCAGGTAGCTGACGCTGTCGTCCGTGTGCCCCGGCGTGGCCAGCACCTGGAAGACGAGCTGTCCGACGCGCACCTCGTCCCCGTGGCCCACCTGGACGTTGGCGCAAGCGGCGCCTCCCCTGCCCCCCACCACCGTGGCCCGCGTGCGCTCGCGCAGCACGCCGGACGCGGTGACGTGGTCCGCGTGCACGTGGGTGTCGAAGACATGGGTGAGGGTGAGCCCCAGCTCGCCCACCAGCCGCAGGTCCCGGTCGACCTGCTCCAGCACGGGGTCGATGAGGACGGCCTGCCGCGTGGCCTCGTCACCAAGGAGATAGGTGTACGTCGAGGACTCGGAATCGAAAAGCTGGCGGAAAATCATGTCGTAGCCTCCTGTCAGTGAGAGCCAGGGGGCGGGCTGGAGGATTCAGGGCCTCCCCCCGGCGGAATCCTTTCCCCCCTGAATCTGGCTCTCACGGGACATGATCTCCTCCCTCCTTGCTCCCCTCCTGGGTGGGGCGCTCATTGGCCTGAGCGCCTCCCTGCTCCTGCTGGCCAATGGCCGGGTGGCCGGCATCAGCGGCATCGTGGGCTCGCTGCTGGCGCCCGTCCGGGGCGACATCGCCTGGCGCGTGCTCTTCTTCGGCGGGCTGCTCACCGGGGGCCTGCTGCTGGCGTGGCTGCGCCCCGGCTCCTTCGCGCCCCCGGCATCTCTGAGCGCGGGCGGCGCCGGACTCCTGGTGGCGGCGGGCCTGCTGGTGGGCTTCGGCTCGCGGCTGGGCAACGGCTGCACCAGCGGGCACGGCGTCTGCGGCATCAGCCGCGGCTCGGCCCGCTCCATCGCGGCCACGCTCACCTTCATGGCCACCGGCGTCCTCACCGTCTTCCTGGTCCGCCACGTCCTCTAGAGAGAGCTCTCCATGCGTTCAAACATCAGTGCGTTCCTCAGCGGTCTGCTCTTCGCCATCGGCCTGGGGGTCGGCGGCATGACGGACCCGGCGAACGTCCTGGGCTTCCTCGACGTCGCCGGGAACTGGGACTTCCGGCTCATGTTCGTGATGGGCGGCGCCATCGCCGTGCACGCGGCGCTGCGGCCCCTCATCCACAAGCGCGAGGAGCCCCTGTTCGCCGCGAAGTTCCCCAGCTTCTCCGCCAGCAGGCTGGACGCGAAGCTCCTCGTGGGCGCGGCCCTCTTCGGCGTGGGCTGGGGGCTCGGCGGTTACTGCCCCGGCCCCGCGCTCACCTCGCTCGCCACCGGAGCGTCGCGGTTGCTCGTCTTCGTGCCCGCGATGTTCGCCGGCATGTTCCTCGCGCAGGTGCTCCAGGTGCGGCGCGTCCGGGGCAAGACGGGCTGGAGGTGCTCATCGACGGGGACAAGGAGCTCGGCTTCCTGCTCCAGGTCTTGATGAAGGGCGCGTCGAGCCCTTCCCGCCGCGTTCAGTGGCTGTCCTGCGCGAACGGGGATGACCTCCAGGCGCTGATTGAGAAGGACAACGTGGCAAGGAAGGAGCCACAGTGCGCCCATGCGGGCGGCTCCACCGGGACGAAGTCCGTGTACCGCGACGCGAAACCCCCATGAACCTCATTGAACCCATCATGCTCGTGGGGGCGGCCATTGGAGGCGTGACGGGCGCGGTCTGGGGCTTCGGGTCGGGAATCGGCTGGGCGGCGGCGGGCCTCGTCGGAGGTGTCGTCCTGGGCCCCATCCTCTTGCTGCTGCTGCTCGTCCTGGCGATGTTGATGACGCTGTTCAGGGAAGGGCCACGCGCGATGCTGCAGGCCCTGTGGAGAAGGCGTCCTCCAGAGCGCCCCTGAGCGGCCTCTGGCATATTCTTGTGCCACCATGACATCGCCAACGCAGCCCCTGGACTGGGAGGAGTTGGAGCGCCGCGTGGCGTCCTGGGACCCGCTCCCCGACCCGGTGCTCTGCCCCGATTGTGGTGGCCCGGTCCGGATTGAGTACGTCCACAGGGAGGTGCTTGCGTCCGCGAGCATCCAATGTGCGGGATGCCCGCAGGACGTCAGGCTTTGCCGGTTTCCCGCCAGGGCGAAAGGGGGGACGCACTCAGAGGCAGCCCCTCCCGTCCCTGGCGCACGGCGGCTTCTGGTGGTCGAGCAGACCTTCGACATCCAGGGGCGCGGCATCCTCGTCACCCCTGATGTGGATCTGGGAGCGCGGGCCCAGGTGGAGTTCACCGTGGTGTTGCGGCGTCCGGAGGGTGACGTCCGGGAGGCTGTCGCGCTCGCGCAGGTTCCGCTCGGCACGTTCCGGTCACGGCCTCAGCACGTGCTCTGTTTCCGCACGCTCTCCAAGCAGGACCTTCCCGCTGGCACGGAGGTGTGGCTGCTCGGAGAGGTGGATGCGTCCTGAAGGGGCGCTTGCACACTATTTAGTTTCCTATGAGTAGAAACAGCCTCCTGGCCCTTATGAAAGAGCCAGGAGGCTGTATCGAGATGACATCTCATCGGGCACGTGCGGCTCCTCCTTTTCGGAGGATTCCGAACCCGTAACGATAGATATCAGGAACATCTATGCGCCCATCAGGTCTAATGCTTATTACTCCTAGTCTTAC contains the following coding sequences:
- a CDS encoding GAF domain-containing sensor histidine kinase, with amino-acid sequence MAQGFQQAGDTPGEPHPGQRLGNRYELRQRVKAGRGISSWQGVDLLTHERVLVKVTPLSAFVPTARHRLEHEAQVLARLHDPALVPVRDLGTFDDLLYLVTPWVDGETLEARLQRGPLSLPEAIVLGQRLLRALAEAHREGVLHRDVKPTNILVRDHPLSTAWLTDFGLSRSERLDPSLRDLPVGTARYLSPEQAGLINRPVEAPSDLYSVGLVLFEALSGRPALEGATVGEVLRLHLTAHPRLRPVGVEVPLAMEELISRLSQTDPRDRYQSADAALADLNALEAALSRGEAEPALVTGAHDHRQSLTEPSFVGRREELMTLERELEHACEDGSRAVVVEGESGGGKSRLLEEFSARAVGQRAWVLHGQAQDQAAQRPFQLFAGVAEGIAAQVREEPALGALLRERLAGQEAGLCTVLPTLSEVFFPDARAPQSQGLGPESLSESRSVWSLTALLGALGTPDAPAVVVLEDCQWADTLTLRALEAWSQGRRAGDGRLLLIVSFRSEDIHAGHVLRRLAPGAHLKLSAFGAAEVALLAESMAGVLPPEAVELVTRLAEGNPFMASAVLHGLVEDGVLMPGPDGWLVQPEAMAHARSSRQAATFLVRRLRLLPPESLHVLSVGAVLGKSFDARAVAALSGTPLEAVTTALEPPRRRHMLWTEGTRSTFVHDKLREVLLDLLSPEERRELHRLAARAAQQAVPNDPFELAYHFDAAGESAQALPYALVAAEQARQRFSLDTAEVNYRIAERGAEGADAHTRYRIASGLGTALMMRGRYDEAQRQLEAAQALAHDRLEQGRTLGHLGELAFKRGQTVQANAYLEQGLKLLGRYVPPGTLATGASAAWEILTQAAHTVAPRLWLARKSLAQGEEDLLAVNLYSRLAYGYWYQRGRAAVLWAHLRDMNLAERYPPTPELAQAYSAHSPALTTLPWFQRAYAYAEKSLALRQQLGDVWGQGQSLHFYGLALYASSRFKDCIEKCREAVRLLERTGDPWEVNNATFQIAMSLYRLGRLREAAAVSQKLHAAALALGDRYSLRLGLEAWAKSTGGRIPAALLETELAAPTATDPQSFAGVLQAEGLRLLRENEPARAAEVLERAERVVEDAHLRQEYVAPITPWLATARRRLAQQASPLNPRQRDRLMKEADSVAKRAHDIARTYRNNLPHALRERGLMCALRGRPARSRKHLDEALRVAEALGMRQERALTLQARGEVGRVQGWPGAARDLETAARELEAMEDGLHKEAEQATAGVETLSLVDRFPRVLEVGRRLASALSRDAVFETARQSMQELLRAERCAVVDPRAVVSEEDAKNQGLSRTALARALETGRITVLGQGLPGGISESMELLGVRSLLCAPLQVRGKTVACVVASHRKVGALFGEDEERLASFVAVLSGAALENAENFERVAALSEEQGRLYREEQEAVRRRDDFLSIAAHELKTPLTSLQLHIQGLQAKAKGAPMAPEKLTAKLESAYSQTQRLGKLVNDLLDISRIAQGQLHIKREDVDLVTLVRGQLERSREALVRAECEVRFHASEPRLVGHWDALRLEQVVGNLLTNAMKYGAGKPVEVTLDGDATRVRLEVRDHGIGIAEEDRARIFERFERAVSVRHYGGFGLGLWIVREIVQALGGNIEVASAPEQGSTFTVTLPRSGSPVH
- a CDS encoding fumarylacetoacetate hydrolase family protein; protein product: MKLATLRDGTRDGRLIVVKRDNSAYALATNVALTLQAALDDWDQKEPLLRALAQQLEAGAVQSRPLDVKALHAPLPRAYEWVDGSAYINHVVLVRKARNAEPPATLRTDPLVYQGGSGDFLGPTQDIPLRDEAWGLDFESEVCVVLGDTPMGTKAEDADKHIKLVMIANDVSLRNLIPEELAKGFGFFQSKPATAFGPFALTPDELGAAWQDGRVHLRMRSTLNGQLVGDADAGPEMHFSFRDLIQHLTRTRAFTAGTILGSGTVSNADRTRGISCLAERRMIETIDEGKAKTPFMKPGDTIEIEMLDGEGHCLFGRISQTVVKAP
- the maiA gene encoding maleylacetoacetate isomerase encodes the protein MRNLRLSSYWRSSASWRVRIALNWKGLPFEYLAVHLLQDGGQQFTDAYRAKNPMARVPTLEWTEADGQARKLSESMAILEYLEERVPSPALLPGDAYLRAKARMLAEMVNAGMQPLQNTSVTLRIKNELKADEKAWAAHWNAHGLRALEAAVQETAGRYCVGDAVSFADVLLVPQLYGARRFGVDLKPHPTLLRIEAACNELPAFQAAQPDRQPDAQPA
- the hppD gene encoding 4-hydroxyphenylpyruvate dioxygenase, whose translation is MAKQESLGIKALESIHWYVHDLERSRQFYTKGLDFAEVAVSGPELEAHGKQKSALFQAGEIALVVSQPVGEGGRAWRYLRKHPDGVGTLNFVVEDVEKAFKLLDSRGATFITDIQRFTDDAGGKLAFFSITTPFGDTTFRFLQRDNYKSIYPGFQVHAQPKGGQNKYGFDKLDHVTSNFQTMKPMLLWMEHVMGFEKFWHIEFHTDDVASQQKRDHGSGLKSEVMWDPKSGVKFANNEPKFPFFKASQINIFNEDHRGDGVQHLAITVKDILTSVKDMRHNAGIQFMPTPGSYYDALPDRIQRMGIKKIDEDINVLRDLEVLIDGDKERSYMLQIFMKDAASLYKQADAGPFFYEIIQRKGDQGFGGGNFRALFESIERAQKAEGRV
- a CDS encoding sulfite exporter TauE/SafE family protein, whose amino-acid sequence is MPILGFSLAALIGLSLGLLGGGGSIITVPILVYVLGFGAKQSIAMGLAVVGVTSLFGAASHWRRGNVQLRAALVFGGVAMAGTYAGARLSAFVSGALQLLLFATVMLVAAFFMFRNGRKEAALAARKQSAPVPEPRKASFPVMALAALGVGGLTGLVGVGGGFLIVPALVLLVGLPMKQAVGTSLLVIALNSFVGFAGYLGHVEVPWLYLGIFTAIAVVGILLGTWASHFVSQAALKRAFSAFLVVMGAFIMFKNREALAQGGSEPAPRAASATPHSR
- a CDS encoding rhodanese-like domain-containing protein, yielding MTPHPYQDLTPSQLDTLGPDVRRIDVREPDEFTGPLGHLPGAELVPLGTLEAAAASWPREQPLLLICRSGGRSAKAAQALARGGFQHLYNLAGGMLAVREPHAPQR
- a CDS encoding MBL fold metallo-hydrolase, which gives rise to MIFRQLFDSESSTYTYLLGDEATRQAVLIDPVLEQVDRDLRLVGELGLTLTHVFDTHVHADHVTASGVLRERTRATVVGGRGGAACANVQVGHGDEVRVGQLVFQVLATPGHTDDSVSYLLGDRVFTGDALLVRGNGRTDFQNGNASQLYDSLTRVLFRLPDETLVYPAHDYHGHLVTSIGEEKRHNPRVAGKSREEFIAIMENLHLPKPKKIDLAVPANRACGHTAPSPQGA
- a CDS encoding YeeE/YedE family protein; protein product: MISSLLAPLLGGALIGLSASLLLLANGRVAGISGIVGSLLAPVRGDIAWRVLFFGGLLTGGLLLAWLRPGSFAPPASLSAGGAGLLVAAGLLVGFGSRLGNGCTSGHGVCGISRGSARSIAATLTFMATGVLTVFLVRHVL
- a CDS encoding DUF6691 family protein, with amino-acid sequence MRSNISAFLSGLLFAIGLGVGGMTDPANVLGFLDVAGNWDFRLMFVMGGAIAVHAALRPLIHKREEPLFAAKFPSFSASRLDAKLLVGAALFGVGWGLGGYCPGPALTSLATGASRLLVFVPAMFAGMFLAQVLQVRRVRGKTGWRCSSTGTRSSASCSRS